The sequence CGAAGCGGCTCTCGAACAGCACGAGTACGAGGCGCCGAATGAGGAGGGCATGTATCCGGCTGCATTCGAGGTCTACGATCGAACTCGCGAGACCATCGCGTCGTTCGTGAACGCCCGACCCGGGGAGATAGCTCTCACTCAGAGTACGACGGACGGCATCAATCGGGTAGCCACTGCCCGCTCGTGGTCGGCCGATGACGAAGTCGTGATCACCGACATCGAACACTCTGCTGGCCGTCTGCCGTGGTACCGGCTGGAACGGGAACGGGGAATCACCGTGACAGTTCTCGAAACCGACGAGGGCTACATCGACCCTTCGGAGCTGGCGGTCGCCGCCGACGACGCTACCCTGGTCTGTTTCAGTGCCGTCGACTGGATCTACGGCCGGCGACACCCGGTATCGGATCTCGTCGACGTGGTCGCCGACGCCGGAGCCATTTCACTCGTCGATGCCGTCCAGGTCCCCGGGCAGATGGCTATGGACCTAACGGAGTGGGGTGCGGACGTCGTCGCGGCGGCCGGGCACAAGTGGCTCCTGGGTCCGTGGGGTGCCGGATTCCTCTACGTCGACGAATCCATCGTGGATACCTTCCAGCCACAGAGCGTGGGGTATCGCAGCGTCGAGGACCCCAACGAAGCGGATTTCACGTACAACCCTGGTGCCCATCGGTTCGAGGTAGCGACGACCAGCCCTGCACCATACGCGGGTCTCCAGGAGGCGATATCGACGCTCTCCGAAATCGGGATGGATGCGATCGAAGAACGCATCCGTTCGCTGACGGAATATCTGAAAGACGGGCTCTCTGATGACCGCCTGCGTAGCCCCCGGTCGTACCACTCCGGACTCGTCTCTATCGAGACGGCGCAACCGGCCGAGATAGTCGAAGACCTGGCCACCGCGGGAATCCACGTTCGGGCGCTTCCGGTGCCGGAGACCATCCGTATCTCGTTGCACGCCGTGAATACCGAAGAGGCGGTAGATGCCGTTCTTGAGCATATCGGGACCTGATATCGAGAGCAGACCGGCGACTGCTTTCCGGCGGCGATCGGCGACTGATATCCAGAGCAGATCGCCGACTGCACTCGCGGACTGCGGTCGCAGCAATATTGTATACATCTCCCAGTTTTCTAACGGCGCATTTGCGCGAGTCCGGGCGGTACGGTTGGGATGCGGCTCGAATTACCGCAATCTGTGGTATTTGTCCACATGCGACCATGACTAGTATTGTGTGATGACAGCAAAACTATTAAGTGCCGTGACGGGATACGAAGACACGTAATGAGTGAAGCAGACGAAACGCTCGAAACCATCCGGCGCAAGAAGCGCCAGGAACTCCAGCAGGGAACGGCTGGCGAGTCGACGTCGGACAGCGTCGCCGCGCCCTCCGAACCCATCTATATCGACAGCTTCGACCACTTCCAGTCGGTCACGTCGAAATACGACGTTGTCCTCACCGACTTCTACGCGGACTGGTGTGGGCCGTGCAAGATGCTCGAACCGATCGTAGAAGAACTCGCCGAAGAGACCGACGCGGCCATCGCGAAGGTCGACGTGGATCAGCACCAGAGCATCGCTCAGCAGTATCGCGTCCAGGGTGTCCCCACGATGGTCTTCTTCGCGCAGGGCGAGGTAGCCGAACAGGTCGTCGGGGTCCGCGAGAAGCAGGACCTGCAGCGTCTGATCGAACGATTTCAGCAATAACCAATGAGTGAAACAATCCACGACGTCGTCATCGTCGGTTCCGGTGTCGCCGGCCACTCGGCCGCGATCTATGCCGCTCGTGCGGACTTCGAGCCGGTCGTCTACACGGGTGAGGACCCAGGGGGCCAGTTGACCCTCACCACCGAAGTCGAGAATTTCCTCGGCTTCCCCGACGGGATCGGTGGGACGGAACTCGTACAGAACGGCCGCAAGCAGGCCGAATCGTTCGGCGCCCGCTACGAACACCGTTCGGTCGTCGACGCCGACCTCTCCGAGCGACCGTTCTCGCTCGAACTCAACAACGGCGACAGCGTAGAGACGCGCGGCCTGATCGTCGCGACCGGGGCGAGTGCCCGCTGGGTCGGCGCCGAAAACGAGGACGAGATGATGGGCTACGGTCTCTCGACCTGTGCGACCTGTGACGGGGCCTTCCATCGCGACAACGAGGTACTCGTCATCGGTGGTGGCGACTCCGCGATGGAGGAGGCACTGTTCCTCACCAAGTTCGCCAAGACGGTCTACGTCGTCCACCGTCGCGACGAACTCCGTGCGTCGGAGATCATGGCCCAGCGCGCAGAAGACAACGAGGACATCGAGTTCCTCTGGAACACCGAACTCGAAGCCATCGAGGGAAGCCGGGACGAGGGCGTCACCGGCGCGACCCTGCTCCGGCATCCAGAGGGCCATCCCAAAGATCGGAAAGAAAACGGCGAGGACGTCGAGGAGATAGACTTCGAGTGCAGCGGTATCTTCTACGCCATCGGCCACACGCCGAACACGCAATTCCTCGAGGACACGCCGATCGATCTCGACGACGACGGGTACGTCGAGACCGAAGTGGGGATGACGACGGAGACGAACGTCGAGGGCGTCTTCGCCGCCGGCGACGTCATGGACCCGGATTACCAGCAGGCAATCACGGCCGCGGGTACCGGGAGTATGGCCGCTCTCGACGCCGAAGAGTGGCTCGATGCGCAGGCGGACGAGCAGGCAAAACAGAAAGCCACAGCGACCGCCGACTGAACCATTCTGTCGTACTCCCGTCCGCTCACGCGACGGTTTCGGAGAACCGTCTCGCCAGTGCGAACGGGACGCGTGCGTAAATTTCTGCGTTCGCCAGGAGCGCTTCCCGAGGGAGGTACTCGTCGGCAGCGTGGGCGGTATCAGTCCCGAGTGCGAATTCGACCGTCGAAATATCGGCATTCCGGAGCTGTTTTACGTCACCACCACCGGTGGCACTCCGGCGATAGATGCGGTCTTCGACGACCGTCGCGGCCGTCTCGGCGACGGCGGACACGAGCGGGCCGTTTGGGTCTTCGAAGGTTCCGGTGCTCCAGGATGTCTCCACGATGGAGACGTGGTCGTGACCCGCCAGGCAGTCTCTGATGTCCGAGAGAACCGTCGCCGTGTCGACGGTGGCTGTCAGCCGGATGTCGACCCGAGCGATGGCGGACTCGGGGACGGTGTTGATCGCGGTCCCGCCCTCGAGCGTGCCGAGATTGACGGTCGGATAACGGAAGAGCCGTTGGGCTTCGGTTTCTCCCAGCAACGGTGCATAGAAGGCGACGCTCTCGTCGATGATCGGCTCGATGGTCTCATCGATTTTCAGCGGTCGATTCGAGAGCGAGGTGCGAAGGTGGTCGATCGCTGCGTAGAGGCGATCGATGGCGTTCGCCCCGAGGTTCGGTCGGGAGCCATGCGCTGACTCGCCCTGTGCGTGGATAGTCAACCAGATACTCCCTCGATCGGCGACCGTGACCGAGTGGCGATCCTCCATGCAGGTATTCTCGCCGATGATACAGGCGTCGACATCGATCGCGGACTCTTCGAGGAGCGTCGCGAGTCCGGCATCGCTCGGTACCTCCTCGTCGCTGACGAAGGCGAACTGGAGGTCGAGTGGGGGTAACTCGTCGCTCCTGGCGAACGATCGGGCCACGATGAGCATGGCCGCAACTGCCCCCTTCATGTCTGTCGCCCCACGACCGTAGATGCGGTCGTCGACCTGTTCGCCCAGCGGATCGTATTCCCAATCCTCGGCGTCGAACGGGACGGTATCGAGGTGACCGTTGAAGAGGAGGGTCTCGTCGCGGTCTCCCTCGATCGTCGCGACGATGTTCGGTTTCGTGGGATCGGACGTAATCGCTTCGTACGGGATATCTGCGTGGTCGAGAAAGGTTGCCACGTAGTCGGCGACGTCTGTCGTATCGCCTGGCGGATTCGGTGTCGGGAAAGATAGCAGGTCGAGAAAGAGGTCCGTCAGGTCGTCGTCAGGGTCGAGCGTTGGCAGGAATGAATCCGGTTCGGTACCGCCCTGCTCGTCGCTCATGAATCAGGTGACCGGTGGCGGCGAATCCAGATCGTTCGACCCCTCGCCGTATTTCTCCTTGAAGCGACCGATGAGGTACCCGATCTGTGCATACCAGTCGTTTAGCTGCCCCTGCATGGTATCGGCGATGGACGCCGGCTCGGAAATCGTGTACACGTGATAGTAGCCGCCCTGGTCGTAGTTGATCTGCTCTTTCTGGACGAGACCGGCATCCAGGAGTCGTTGTATCGAGCGGTATGCGGTCGACCGTTCCCGATCGACGCGTTCTGCGATCTCGTCGATGGTAAGCCGTTCGTCCACGTCGGAGAGCAAGCGAAAGCACTCGCGGTCGAGATCGTTCAACTCGTAGAGACACTCGAGAAGGTCGTCACACTCGAGGTCACGTTCGAGGTCACGATTCAGCGCGGAGACCATGGTTCGTCTAGTTGTGTGTCGTGACGAGGCAAAAGTCTTGCGTGATTTTTTCAATACTCCTCGGAGTCCGCGGGCTTGTTACCCCGGCGTCGATCACCCATCCAGCTTGCTGTTCAATACTTTTGCCGCCGTCAGCACTGGGTCCCACGTGGGACCGAACGGAGGTGCGTACGAGAGATCCAGATACTCGACCTGTCTCGTATCCATCTCGGCGTAGATGGCTGTCGTCACCGTATCGACGCGCTTCGTGACTCCCTCCTCGCCGACCATCGCGGCCCCCAGTACCCGCTTCGAATCCGCGTCCGCCACGAGTTCGATCTCGATAGCGCTCCCGCCGGGGTAGTATCCCGCCCTGGACTTCGACGTGATCGACACCGACACCGGATCGAATCCCGCCGCTCTGGCACGTTCCTCGTCGATAATCCCGGTTCGACCGGCTTCGAGGTCGAACGCCTTCACGACTGCCGTTCCGGCGATGGGACCGGTCGGTGTCGGGTCGCCGGTCACGGTCTGCCCTACCGCTCGTCCCGCCCGGTTGGCGGTAAGCGCGAGTGGCACGTGGTCTGGCTCGCCGGTCACGACGTGCTCGGCTTCGGCACAGTCACCCGCCGCATAGACGTCTTGTGCACTCGTCTCCCCGTATTCGTCGACCGCTATCGCGCCGGTGTCGCCGATATCGATGCCTGCCGCGTCGGCGATCGTGGCGTTCGCATTCACGCCGACGCCGACGACGACCATATCGACGTGGACCGCGTCCGATTCCGTCCGCACGGCTTCGACCTGCTCCTCGCCGTCGAACCCCTCGACGCGGGTTCCCAGATGGGGGGTTACCCCGTTGTCTCGTAGTTCCTCCTCGACAGCTTCGCCGACCATCTCCCCGAACGGGTCGAGGACGTGGTCGAGCATCTCGAAGACGTGGACGTCGAGTCCCTGCCCGCGGAAGGCTTCGGCCATCTCGATACCGATGTAGCCACCGCCGACGATGCCGACTGTCTGCGGTCGCTCGGACTCGGGTCGTTCGAGTGCTTCCCTGAGAGCGCGACCAGACGGTGGGTCGTGGATCGTGTATATCTCCTCCAGGTCGATTCCGTCGAATGGGGGGACGATCGCGCTCGCGCCGGTGGCGATCAAGAGCGAATCGTAGGACTGTTCGATCACCGCGTCGGGCGTCTCCACGGTTACCGACTTCGCTTCCGTGTCGATTCCCGTCACCTCGTGATTGGTACGGAGGTCGATCCCTCGTTCCTCGATGAAACGCTCCTTGGGGACGGCGACGATCTCCTCTAGTTCCTCGATCTCCCCTTTCACGTAATACGGAAGCCCACAGGCACCATACGAGACCCACTCACCCTTCTCGAAGACGACGACGTCCAGATCGGGATTCTCCCGTTTGGCCTTGCTGGCCGCACTCATGCCGGCCGCGTCACCGCCGACAACGACGAACGTTTCTGCCATGTCGAACCGTTACCCTGGAGCAACAAAAAGTATTGCCCCTCACATACAATACAACCGGACGGCAGCCAATCGTTAAGTTGCTCTCCCCCGACAGGCTACGTGATGGGACCTACCGAAGCCTTCGAGACGCAGACCGGACGATACGAAGAGTGGTTCGAGGAGAACGAACCGACGTACCGGTCGGAGGTTCGGGCGCTCGACCGGTTCGTGGATACGGGCGCCTTCGGTCTCGAGATCGGAATCGGGACGGGGCGATTCGCCGAGCCGCTCGGCATCGACGTCGGCATCGATCCCGCACTGGAGATGCTCGAACACGCCGTCGAACGAGAGCGGTCTGTAGTTCAGGGGGTCGCCGAATGGCTCCCGTTCCAGGACGACGTCTTCGACGTCGCGCTCATCGTGACGACCATCTGTTTCGTCGACGACATCGAGCGAACGCTCGAGGAAGCCGGTCGGGTCCTCCACGCGGACGGCCGTCTCGTCATGGGGTACATCGATCGGGAGAGCGAGTACGGCCGTCATTACCAGGCGATCAAGGACGAGAATCCCTTCTACAGGGATGCGACGTTCGTCTCGACCGACGAACTACTGGCCGACCTAGACGCTCTGGGCTATGGTGACGTCGACATCGTCCAGACCGTCTTCGGTTCGCCGGGAGAACACGACGAAGTGGACGAACCACGACCGGGGTACGGCGAAGGGTCCTTCGTCGCGCTCTCCGCTCGAGCGCCGAACTGATCAGTCCAGGGGTACCTTGAGGTCGAGGACTGGCGATTTGTCTACCATGTCCACTCCTCGGACGGTCAGCGTCGATCCGTCCATCGCCAGTACCTCCACGGTGGTGAGTACTATCGGATTCGGACGCGCGGGAGACCGGCTCGCGAAGACGCCCCGACCTTCGATCCGGTCCAGACGTAACAGCGTTCGGTCAGCTTCGTGAGCGAACCAGACCACGATGAGGGAATCGCCCGCCTCGATACCGGCTAACCCTGCTTCGTACTCGGATTCGAGTTCGATCGTTCCCTCGATATCGTCGTTCGATCCTTGCCGTGGTGCCTCGCTCGTCGCAGTAATCGGTGTCCGAACCCGACCGATGGGAGACAGTTCGATCATATCTTGAACCACGTCGTGATCGGTTACCGATGTTTTGGTATCCTGCCGTCCCGGCCGACGGTGACATCCTCTCGTCCAATTGAGCATCCAGTTCCGTTATCGACAGTTGCAGTCCGATAGCAGGTGGCATGCACTCGTCCATCGTCGAAATGGCTGTATCTATCCGATCTTTGCCATTGTTGAGCCGGACACGACATTGTATCCTTACCACAATATAGTGGGCTGCAATTCTGCGTTCATCGCTGGAAACCTCACGTTTATAGGAATATAGTGTTCTCCGTAGATGAAAATATATTGTGTATTGCGCAAGAACAGGGGAGATTGAGAACATATATTATCTTCAAAGGAGAATAACGGATTGCAATGTCCGAAGACGCAGACGACTCGCCGAGATTGGCACTTATCGGGGACGAATTCCCCGAAATGACGGTAAATACGACCCACGGAGAACTGACCCTGCCGGACGAATACGAAGACGAGTGGTTCGTCCTCTTCAGTCACCCCGGAGATTTCACCCCCGTCTGTACGACTGAATTCGTCGGCTTCGAACAGCGCCGCGAACAGTTCGAAGAGATGGGCGTAAATCTGATCGGTCTCTCCGTCGACCGTGTCCACTCCCACCTGAAATGGACCGAATGGATCGACGACGAACTGGACGTAGAAATCGGCTTCCCCATCATCGCCGACGAAGGTGGTTCGGTCGGCGAAAGACTCGGGATGATTCAGCCAAACGCGGGCACGAGCACCGTCCGTGCCGTCTTCATCGTCGACGACACCGGGACGATCCGAACCATCCTCTACTACCCGGCCGAAGTCGGCCGGAACCTCGACGAAGTCCTCCGTGCCGTCGAGGCACTGCAGTTCTCCGACGCCGAAGGCGTCGCGACGCCCGCCGACTGGCCGAACAACGACATGTTCGGAGACAAGGTCCTCCTCCCGCCACCGGGAACCGAGGCCGACGCCGATGCACGTCTCGAAGAAGCTGAAGAGAAGGGCTACGACGCTCGCGACTGGTG is a genomic window of Halanaeroarchaeum sp. HSR-CO containing:
- a CDS encoding aminotransferase class V-fold PLP-dependent enzyme; this translates as MDTFDLRTEIPALDDGIYLNWGASGPSPRRVVERAEAALEQHEYEAPNEEGMYPAAFEVYDRTRETIASFVNARPGEIALTQSTTDGINRVATARSWSADDEVVITDIEHSAGRLPWYRLERERGITVTVLETDEGYIDPSELAVAADDATLVCFSAVDWIYGRRHPVSDLVDVVADAGAISLVDAVQVPGQMAMDLTEWGADVVAAAGHKWLLGPWGAGFLYVDESIVDTFQPQSVGYRSVEDPNEADFTYNPGAHRFEVATTSPAPYAGLQEAISTLSEIGMDAIEERIRSLTEYLKDGLSDDRLRSPRSYHSGLVSIETAQPAEIVEDLATAGIHVRALPVPETIRISLHAVNTEEAVDAVLEHIGT
- the trxA gene encoding thioredoxin, with the translated sequence MSEADETLETIRRKKRQELQQGTAGESTSDSVAAPSEPIYIDSFDHFQSVTSKYDVVLTDFYADWCGPCKMLEPIVEELAEETDAAIAKVDVDQHQSIAQQYRVQGVPTMVFFAQGEVAEQVVGVREKQDLQRLIERFQQ
- a CDS encoding NAD(P)/FAD-dependent oxidoreductase — translated: MSETIHDVVIVGSGVAGHSAAIYAARADFEPVVYTGEDPGGQLTLTTEVENFLGFPDGIGGTELVQNGRKQAESFGARYEHRSVVDADLSERPFSLELNNGDSVETRGLIVATGASARWVGAENEDEMMGYGLSTCATCDGAFHRDNEVLVIGGGDSAMEEALFLTKFAKTVYVVHRRDELRASEIMAQRAEDNEDIEFLWNTELEAIEGSRDEGVTGATLLRHPEGHPKDRKENGEDVEEIDFECSGIFYAIGHTPNTQFLEDTPIDLDDDGYVETEVGMTTETNVEGVFAAGDVMDPDYQQAITAAGTGSMAALDAEEWLDAQADEQAKQKATATAD
- a CDS encoding M20 family metallopeptidase, translated to MSDEQGGTEPDSFLPTLDPDDDLTDLFLDLLSFPTPNPPGDTTDVADYVATFLDHADIPYEAITSDPTKPNIVATIEGDRDETLLFNGHLDTVPFDAEDWEYDPLGEQVDDRIYGRGATDMKGAVAAMLIVARSFARSDELPPLDLQFAFVSDEEVPSDAGLATLLEESAIDVDACIIGENTCMEDRHSVTVADRGSIWLTIHAQGESAHGSRPNLGANAIDRLYAAIDHLRTSLSNRPLKIDETIEPIIDESVAFYAPLLGETEAQRLFRYPTVNLGTLEGGTAINTVPESAIARVDIRLTATVDTATVLSDIRDCLAGHDHVSIVETSWSTGTFEDPNGPLVSAVAETAATVVEDRIYRRSATGGGDVKQLRNADISTVEFALGTDTAHAADEYLPREALLANAEIYARVPFALARRFSETVA
- a CDS encoding helix-turn-helix domain-containing protein — encoded protein: MVSALNRDLERDLECDDLLECLYELNDLDRECFRLLSDVDERLTIDEIAERVDRERSTAYRSIQRLLDAGLVQKEQINYDQGGYYHVYTISEPASIADTMQGQLNDWYAQIGYLIGRFKEKYGEGSNDLDSPPPVT
- a CDS encoding FAD-dependent oxidoreductase, which codes for MAETFVVVGGDAAGMSAASKAKRENPDLDVVVFEKGEWVSYGACGLPYYVKGEIEELEEIVAVPKERFIEERGIDLRTNHEVTGIDTEAKSVTVETPDAVIEQSYDSLLIATGASAIVPPFDGIDLEEIYTIHDPPSGRALREALERPESERPQTVGIVGGGYIGIEMAEAFRGQGLDVHVFEMLDHVLDPFGEMVGEAVEEELRDNGVTPHLGTRVEGFDGEEQVEAVRTESDAVHVDMVVVGVGVNANATIADAAGIDIGDTGAIAVDEYGETSAQDVYAAGDCAEAEHVVTGEPDHVPLALTANRAGRAVGQTVTGDPTPTGPIAGTAVVKAFDLEAGRTGIIDEERARAAGFDPVSVSITSKSRAGYYPGGSAIEIELVADADSKRVLGAAMVGEEGVTKRVDTVTTAIYAEMDTRQVEYLDLSYAPPFGPTWDPVLTAAKVLNSKLDG
- a CDS encoding class I SAM-dependent methyltransferase — encoded protein: MGPTEAFETQTGRYEEWFEENEPTYRSEVRALDRFVDTGAFGLEIGIGTGRFAEPLGIDVGIDPALEMLEHAVERERSVVQGVAEWLPFQDDVFDVALIVTTICFVDDIERTLEEAGRVLHADGRLVMGYIDRESEYGRHYQAIKDENPFYRDATFVSTDELLADLDALGYGDVDIVQTVFGSPGEHDEVDEPRPGYGEGSFVALSARAPN
- the tsaA gene encoding tRNA (N6-threonylcarbamoyladenosine(37)-N6)-methyltransferase TrmO — encoded protein: MIELSPIGRVRTPITATSEAPRQGSNDDIEGTIELESEYEAGLAGIEAGDSLIVVWFAHEADRTLLRLDRIEGRGVFASRSPARPNPIVLTTVEVLAMDGSTLTVRGVDMVDKSPVLDLKVPLD
- a CDS encoding peroxiredoxin; this translates as MSEDADDSPRLALIGDEFPEMTVNTTHGELTLPDEYEDEWFVLFSHPGDFTPVCTTEFVGFEQRREQFEEMGVNLIGLSVDRVHSHLKWTEWIDDELDVEIGFPIIADEGGSVGERLGMIQPNAGTSTVRAVFIVDDTGTIRTILYYPAEVGRNLDEVLRAVEALQFSDAEGVATPADWPNNDMFGDKVLLPPPGTEADADARLEEAEEKGYDARDWWFTLKDR